The DNA region GCGGTGGAACGGCACGCCATCATAATAGCCCTCGCGGGCCAGCAGCTTGATGCGCTCGGCGTGCTTGGGGGCAACGTCATCGCGCAGGCGGATGACGACGCGGCCCTTGGTCGTCTCCAGCACCACGGTGTTCGCAGGGTCGGGCGGCAGCGTCGTCTGGGCGAGCGCAGGCGCCGCGAAGGCGAGCGCGAGCGCGGTCACGAGGGCGCGGAACATGAAGCCTCCTTTGGAGTCGATCAGCCCCTGCGGGGCGGGAATTTGGCGGCCAGCCGCTGCTGGACCGGCGCAGGCACGAAGGCGGACACGTCGCCCCCCATGCTGGCGATCTGCCGCACCAGCGTGGCGGTGATGGGGCGCACGATCGGCGAGGCCGGCAGGAACACCGTCTGCAACTCCGGCGCCAGGGTGGCGTTCATGCCGGCAAGCTGCATCTCGTAATCAAGGTCGGAGCCGTCGCGCAGGCCGCGGATCAGGAGGCCGGCGCCGACCCGGCGCGCCGCCGAGACCGCGAGGTCGTCGAAGGTGACGACCTCCAGCCGGCTGCCGACCTCGCTGGCATAGGGGCCGCAGATCTCCATCAGCATCGACGCCCGGTCCTCGGCCGAGAACAGCGGCATCTTGCCGGGGTGGATGCCGATGCCGATGACGAAACGGTCGACCATCCGGCAGGCATTGTGGATCACGTCCACATGGCCGTTGGTCACCGGGTCGAAGGAGCCGGGGTAGAAGGCGGTGCGCATCATCGGGCGGCACCTTTAGCCCACAATCCGTGAAAGTGGAAATACGCCCCGAGGCCGAGGGTTTGGGCGCCGGGAGGCTACCGCCGCCCTGCCGCCAGCAGCACCACGGCGCCGCCGAGCAGGATGCCGGCGCTCGCTCTGTCGGCGATGCGGACGTAACGGCCGGACACCGCATGGCCGAGGCGCGCCGCCGCCAGAACGAACAGAGTGTCGCCGCCCGCCGCGATCACCGCGAAGGTGGCGGCCAGGATCCATAGTGCGGTCGACTCCCCGGCATTGGGGTCGATAAACAGCGGCAGGAAGGCGGCGAAGAACACCAGCGTCTTGGGATTGGCGAAGGCGATGAGGAAGCCGCGGGCAAACGCCCGCTCGGGCGCCAGTGCCGGGGCGGCGACGCCGGGTGAGACCGGCTTGCTGCGCCATTGCTGCACCGCAAGAAAGATCAGGTAGCCGGCGCCGAGGTAACGGATCAGGTCGAAATGGGCCGAGAACACCTCGACGATCCAGGTGAGACCGGCGGCAACCGTGCAGAGCTGCAGCACCACCCCGGCATTGACCCCGGCCACCGCGAGCAGGCCCGCGGTGCGGCCGTGGCGCAGGGTGGTGCCGACCACCAGCGCGACGTTCGGCCCGGGGGTGGCGATCAGCGCCGCGGTAGCGAGAACGAACAGCAGCCAGGTTTCAACGGTCATCGCGGCTCACCCTTCCCCGCCGTCGTCCTCGCCCTCGCCGTTCGCATCGGCGCTTGCCTCGCCGGCGGTCTCCTCGCTCACCCGCTCGACCGAGACCACCCGCTCGCCCTCGGCGGTGTTGAAGATGATCACGCCTTGGGTCGAGCGGCCGGCGATGCGGATGCCGTCGACCGGGCAGCGGATGAGCTGGCCGCCATTGGTGACCAGCATGATCTGGTCGGAATCCTCGACCGGGAACGAGGCCACCAGCGGCCCGTTGCGGTCGTTCACCGCCATGGCGGCGATGCCTTTGCCGCCGCGGCCGGCGATGCGGTACTCGAACGACGATGAGCGCTTGCCGAAGCCGTTCTCCGAGACGGTGAGGATGAACTGCTCCTGGGCGCCCATCTCGATATAGCGCTCGGGCGCGAGCTGGCCGTTGCCGGCAGCCTCCTCGCCCTCCTCCGCCACCACCGGCTCGTCCGGCACATCGTCGCCGGCCGCGCGGCGCATGGCAGACGCCTGCTTGAGATAGGCGGCGCGCTCGGCCGAGGTCGCCTCGGCATGGCGCAGGATGGCCATGGAGATGACGCGGTCGTCTCCCTCCAGCCGGATGCCGCGCACGCCGGTCGATTCGCGACCCTTGAACAGGCGCACGTCGCCGACGGGGAAGCGGATGCACTGGCCGTTCGCCGCGGTGAGCAGCACGTCGTCGGCCTCGGTGCAGAGCGCCACACCGGCGATCGCCTCGCCCTCCTCCGTCAGCTTCATCGCGATCTTGCCGTTGCGGTTGACCTGGACGAAGTCGGACAGCTCGTTCTTGCGCACGCCGCCGGCGGTGGTGGCGAACATGATCTGATAGTTCGCCCAGGTCGACTCATCCTCCGGCAGCGGCATGATCGAGGTGATGCGCTCGCCCTGCTCCAAGGGCAGGATGTTGACCAGCGCCTTGCCGCGCCCCTGCGGCGGCGCCAAGGGCAGGCGCCAGACTTTCAGCTTGTAGACCATACCGCGCGAGGAGAAGAACAGCACCGGCGCGTGGGTGGAGGCGACGAACAGGCGGGTGACGAAATCCTCCTCCCGCGTCTGCATGCCCGAGCGGCCCTTGCCGCCGCGGCGCTGCGCCCGGTAGGTCGACAGCGGCACGCGCTTGACATAGCCGGCGTGCGACACGGTCACCACCATGTCCTCGCGCTGGATGAGATCCTCATCCTCCATGTCGGCGTCGGCTTCGACGATCTCGGTCTTGCGCGGGGTGGCAAATTCGCTCTGCAGCTCGACCAGCTCGGTCTTGACGATGGCCATGATGCGGGCGCGCGAGCGCAGGATGTCGAGATAGTCGGTGATCTCGGCGGCGAGCTTGTCGAGTTCCTGGGCGATCTCCTCGCGGCCCAGCGCGGTGAGGCGCTGCAGGCGGAGGTCGAGGATCGCGCGCGCCTGCTCCTCGGTGAGGCGGATGGTGCCGTCCTCGCCGATGCGGTGGCGCGGGTCGTCGATCAGCGCCAGCAGCGGCTCGACGTCCCGCGCCGGCCAGTCGCGCGCCATCAGGGCTTCGCGGGCCGTCGCGGCGTCCGGCGAGGTGCGGATCAGCCGGATCACCT from Blastochloris tepida includes:
- a CDS encoding LysE family translocator — its product is MTVETWLLFVLATAALIATPGPNVALVVGTTLRHGRTAGLLAVAGVNAGVVLQLCTVAAGLTWIVEVFSAHFDLIRYLGAGYLIFLAVQQWRSKPVSPGVAAPALAPERAFARGFLIAFANPKTLVFFAAFLPLFIDPNAGESTALWILAATFAVIAAGGDTLFVLAAARLGHAVSGRYVRIADRASAGILLGGAVVLLAAGRR
- the coaD gene encoding pantetheine-phosphate adenylyltransferase: MMRTAFYPGSFDPVTNGHVDVIHNACRMVDRFVIGIGIHPGKMPLFSAEDRASMLMEICGPYASEVGSRLEVVTFDDLAVSAARRVGAGLLIRGLRDGSDLDYEMQLAGMNATLAPELQTVFLPASPIVRPITATLVRQIASMGGDVSAFVPAPVQQRLAAKFPPRRG
- the gyrA gene encoding DNA gyrase subunit A, with amino-acid sequence MLPNDPANPQGGDSSDVRPVSIAEEMKRSYLDYAMSVIVSRALPDVRDGLKPVHRRILFSMSENGYEWNKPYRKSARVVGDVIGKYHPHGDQAVYDALVRMAQPFSMRLTLIDGQGNFGSLDGDPPAAMRYTEVRLQKVAGALLDDLDKDTVEFLPNYDNSEREPSVLPARFPNLLANGAGGIAVGMATNIPPHNLGEVIDACIAYIDNPGIGIDELAERMPGPDFPTGGLILGRGGIRSAFHTGRGSVVMRGKVSIETIRKDREAIIITEVPYQVNKASMVEKIAELVREKRIEGVSDLRDESDRQGVRVVVELKRDAVPDVVLNQLYRFTPLQTTFGVNMVALAGGRPALMNLKDLISAFVAFREEVVSRRTKFLLRKARDRAHILVGLAIAVANIDEVIRLIRTSPDAATAREALMARDWPARDVEPLLALIDDPRHRIGEDGTIRLTEEQARAILDLRLQRLTALGREEIAQELDKLAAEITDYLDILRSRARIMAIVKTELVELQSEFATPRKTEIVEADADMEDEDLIQREDMVVTVSHAGYVKRVPLSTYRAQRRGGKGRSGMQTREEDFVTRLFVASTHAPVLFFSSRGMVYKLKVWRLPLAPPQGRGKALVNILPLEQGERITSIMPLPEDESTWANYQIMFATTAGGVRKNELSDFVQVNRNGKIAMKLTEEGEAIAGVALCTEADDVLLTAANGQCIRFPVGDVRLFKGRESTGVRGIRLEGDDRVISMAILRHAEATSAERAAYLKQASAMRRAAGDDVPDEPVVAEEGEEAAGNGQLAPERYIEMGAQEQFILTVSENGFGKRSSSFEYRIAGRGGKGIAAMAVNDRNGPLVASFPVEDSDQIMLVTNGGQLIRCPVDGIRIAGRSTQGVIIFNTAEGERVVSVERVSEETAGEASADANGEGEDDGGEG